The Deltaproteobacteria bacterium DNA segment ATGTACCCGGTCCCCTTCGGAAGCCGTTCCGCGTCGGAGGTCTGGACGTGCGTGTGCGTCCCCGCGACCGCCGACACCCTTCCATCGAGGTAGAGCCCGAGCGCCCGCTTTTCGGAGGTCGCCTCCGCGTGAAAATCGACGACGATGCAGGCCGCCGATTTCCGGATCTCGGGAAGCGTCGCGTCGGCCCACCGGAACGGGCAGTCGTACCCGCCCATGAAGACCCTGCCGATGAGGGAAATCACCGCGTACGGCGTCCCGCTGCGGCCCCGGAAGAGCCCCCAGCCCCGCCCTTCCACGCCCGGCGGGTAATTCGCGGGGCGGAGGATCCTCTCGTCCGACCGGACCAGGGGCGCGCCTTCCTTTTTGTCCCAGACGTGGTTTCCGCCGGTCAGCACATCGACACCGGCGTCGAACATCTCGCGGACCGAGGGCTCCGTCATCCCCATCCCGCTGGCGAGGTTCTCCCCGTTGGCGATCACCAGGTCGACGTCCCGGACGTTCCGGAGGCGCGACAGGAACTCCCCCACGGCCTTCCGGCCGGGCTTTCCGACGACGTCTCCGAGAAACAGGACCCACACGCGCGTTTACCGCGCGTACTCGACCGCCCGGGTTTCCCGGATGACGGTCACGCGGATCTGGCCGGGGTACGACAGGTCCGTCTCGACCTTCTTGGCGATGTCGCGCGCGAGCATGGTCGCCGCGTCGGAACGACTTCGCAATCGCCTCGAGGTCCTCGAGACGCTTCAGGTAGTTGGCCAGCATCTCCCGACGTGCGCCGGGACGGGCGCCGGAGAGTGCGTCCGCCGCCTGGACCAGGATCGGCAGGATGTCTCTCGGAGACTCGTCCTCGTGGTGCGCCCCGATCGCGTGGACGATCCGGGCGGACTCCCCGTACTTTCGCGCCAGGTCGGCGCCGATCAGCGCGTGCGGCCCTTCGACCTCGTGGTCGACCGCCTTCCCGATGTCGTGCAGGAGCCCCGCCCGCTTGGCGACCTTGGCGTTCAACCCCAGCTCGGAGGCGATCATGCCGCACAGAAAGGCGACCTCCAGGGAGTGCGTGTAGATGTTCTGCCCGTAGGAGGTGCGGTACTTGAGCTTCCCGATCAGCTTGACGAGCTCCGCGTGGACGCCGTGGATCCCCAGGTCGAACAGCGCCTGCTCCCCGGCCTCGCGGATGGTCTCGTCCACCTCCTTCGTGACCTTCTCCACCGTCTCCTCGATCCGCGCCGGATGGATCCGGCCGTCCTGCACCAGGCGGGAGAGCGAGATCCGGGCGACCTCGCGCCGGACCGGGTTGAAACCCGAGAGAATGACCGCCTCGGGGGTGTCGTCGATGATGACGTCGATCCCGGTCGCGGCCTCGAAGGCCCGGATGTTCCGCCCCTCGCGGCCGATGATCCGTCCCTTCATCTCCTCGGAGGGGAGCGGGACCGTGGTCACCACGTGCTCGGTG contains these protein-coding regions:
- a CDS encoding YmdB family metallophosphoesterase — its product is MWVLFLGDVVGKPGRKAVGEFLSRLRNVRDVDLVIANGENLASGMGMTEPSVREMFDAGVDVLTGGNHVWDKKEGAPLVRSDERILRPANYPPGVEGRGWGLFRGRSGTPYAVISLIGRVFMGGYDCPFRWADATLPEIRKSAACIVVDFHAEATSEKRALGLYLDGRVSAVAGTHTHVQTSDAERLPKGTGY